The segment TATTATTAAAATAATAGCATAGCTATCTGTTATTCCTAGAATCGATTTAGCTATAATTTGGGGTATATTTGTAAAGGCCATTACCCATGACATTATTGAAGAAACTCCAATCATAAATATAACTATCGATGTCATTTGAGCTGAAGAAAACAAAATTTTAGGTAACTCCTTTATACTCATCTCTTTATATATCAATGATAAACCTAGCGAATAAACCACTGCTATTGCTGATCCTTCTGTTGCTGTAAAAATTCCTTTCAAAATTCCACCAATTACAATTATAACTAACAATAAACTTGGTATTGCATCAAGTACAACTTTTATCTTTTCATTTAAAGTTGTTTTCTCTTTTGAAATATATCCATTTTTTTTAGCCATTATTGCTGATAAAATCATAACTCCTATTCCCCATAAAATACCTGGGATATAACCTGCTATAAAAAGTGCTGATATTGAAACACTTCCAGCTACTGTTGAGTAAACAATTAAAGTATTACTTGGAGGAATCAACATTCCTGTTGGGGCTGATGCTATATTTACTGCCGCACTAAATTCAGGACTATATCCTTCTTTTTTTTCTATTGGACCTATTGTTCCACCTACTGCTGCTGCTGCTGCAACTCCTGATCCACTAATAGCTCCAAAGAGCATATTTGCAACTACATTTGATTGAGCTAGGGAACCTGGTAACCGTCCTCCTATTAATTTAGCACAATTTATTAAACGAATAGCTATTCCACCATTGTTCATTATATTTCCAGCTAAAATAAAGAATGGAATAGCAACTAATGAAAAAGAATTAGTTCCTATAAATAATCTTTGAGCTGACGTTACCATAGATCCTTCAAAAGGTAATATCATCAACATTGATAATGTTGAAGCAAACCCGATACTTACACTTATTGGAACTCCTATTACTAATAAAATAGGAAGTGACATAAACATTATTAATCCTGTTTGTAATGCTAAGTTCATTTTTATTCACCCTTTTTATAGTATTTTATTTTTCTAAAACTATTTTTTTTATATTATAAATTGAATAAAATAGAATAAATACTCCACTTAAAGGAATAGCTGCATATACTACTCCTATAGGTATTTGAAGAGCTGCATCAAACTGTACCATCTGCTTTACTACAGATAAATATCCTCCAATTACTAACACTCCTAAAGTAAATATAAATATAATAGTCTCTTGTAAAAGATCACATATTTTTCCTAGTTTATTAGGAAGCTTTTCCTTTATAAAAGTTATTTGCATATGCTCACGCTTTCCAAATATATAAGCCGATCCAAATAAAACTAACCAAATAAATAGATATTGACATAGTTGCTCTGTCACTGCACTTGGATTATTAAAAACATACCTTGTTATTACTTGCCATGTTACTAAAATAGTCATAAAAGCCATAAGAACTATACAAAATATTTCAATTATTTTATTTAAACCATTTTTTAAAGTTTCCATCTTTTCTCTCCCATAACCTTTTATTGAGCTAAAGATCTAATATCATCATATATTTTCTTAGTTACTTCAGATGAATTTCTTACACTTTCTTGTAATGGCTTTACATTTTCTTGGAAAGGCTTTATTGATAAATTAATGAATTGAGCTCCATTTTCTACTGCTAACTTCTTAGCTACATCTACATTTTCTGCCCAAGCTTTAAACTCTAAATCTACTGATTCTTTAACTAACTTATCAAAAATTTCCTTATTTTCTTTTGTCATACCATTATAAACTTTTTCATTTACAATTATTAAATCAGGTACCATTAAGTGATTTGTATAAGAGAAATATTTTGCCACTTCATAATGCTTTAAATCTGCATAAGTTACTTCATTATTTTCTCCACCTTCTAGCACTCCTTGCTGTATAGCTGTATAAACCTCTCCTTGTGCCATTGGAGTTCCAACTCCACCCATTAAATCAACCATTTTTTTCATTGTATCTGATTGCATTACTCTAACTTTATATCCTTTTAAATCCTCAGGTTTTTCAATTGGTTTATTTGTATAAATTGATCTTGCTCCTGCTGTATAAGCACCAACTACTTCAAATCCATTTTTACTAACTGATTTAAATAAATCATCTAATTTTCCTGATAAAAATACATTTTTTTGATGATCAATACTATCATAAATATAAGGTAATCCAATTACAGCAAAGTCTTTATTAAAATTTTCTACAACAGGATTTCCTACAACTGCCATTTGAATAACTCCATTTTGAACAAGCTCTGTAGCTGCTCTTTGATCCCCTAAAAGAGCATTTGGTGATATCTCTAATTTGTATTGCCCATTAGTTTCCTTCTCTAACTTGTCCCCAAACTCTTTTAAAGCCTTATACTGTGGATGAGCTTCCGATTGATTAAATGCCACTTTTAATGTATTTGATTTTGTTGTTTCTTGATTTTTATCCCCAGAACATCCCATTAAAACTCCTGCAAATACAACACCTAATCCCAAATTTACTATCTTTTTCATAACTATACACCCCTTTTATTTTTTATTTTTTATTAAAATAACTTTCAAACTCCCCTTGTATTAAACTTTGTAGTCTCTTTATTCCACTATAAAGATGTTCTGTGATTAATTTTTCAACCTTAACTATATCCTTTTCTTTTATAGCATCTACCAACTCTTTATGATCTTCATATATAGCTTTAAAGTTTTTTACTTCAAGTATATCTAACATTTTAAATCTTTTATAATGAATTTGGGCTTTCTCTAATTGCTCCCAAATAAACATATTTTTTGTAAGCTCATACCACAGTTTATGAAGTTGACAATCTAATTCATAAAACTCTTTTGTTTCAAACTCTCTTTTTAAAAGAAGTTCTTGTAATTTTAAGTTATACTCCATCTCAGCTATAAATTTATCGTTCGTCATCTCTATTGCATCTTTTATAATTTGTTTTTCTAAAACAACCCTCATATATATACTTTGTTTTATAACGTCCATATCTAGTAAACTTACATAGCTTGATTTAAATGGTTCACTTTCAACTAATCCCATAGAGTTCAACTTTCCTAATATATCTCTACTTGGTGTTCTTGAAACTCCATATGTTTTTCCTATTTCCTGCTCTGTAATTATCTGACCTGGTTTATACTCTAAATTCATTATTTTTTCTTTTAGTTCTTCAAATATATTTTCTGTAGTGTTTTTTACTGACATTTTTTCTCCCTTTAACCGCTCTTAATAGTATACCTTTTTAAATATTGTATACGATTTTAATTTGAGTATACAATCTACTTTTGATTTTGTCAAATTTTTATAAAAAAAAACCTCCAAGTTAAACTTGAAGGTTTTTAATTTTACCATTTAGTTGCTGTATAATCTCCAGTTTTAGAGTTCTTCACAACATTTACATATACAACTTTTCCAGAACTTTGATCTATATAATCAGATACTCCAGATATTAAATATTGATAATCTTGATTTAAATCAGGTGTCTCAGCTTGTACATGCCCTTTTACTCTCCAAAGAGGTATATTATTTGCATAAGCTGATAAACTTAATGCTTTTACAAAATAATTTACATATTGAGTGTTATCACTATACCAAGCTTCTTCAAACATACCGTTGTGAACTCCACCATATGTTTGCTCAACTCCCCACCATTCGTTTACAGGTGCTGGGAAACTCTCCTCTGTTGTAAATGGCCCTGCTACAGTATAATCATAAACTATATTGTAGTTTGCTCCTTTATTTACAAAGGTTCTTGTATATCCTTTTGATGCTAACATATTTTGAAGTGAATTTTCAAAAGTTTGTTTTTGCAATCCTGCCTCTGGTCCCTTAGATGAAAGGTAATATGTTCCTGCTGGTATTGGTTTTGGTGCATATGAATCCACAGCTACTAAATGTCCATCCATTAAAGATGTACACCCCTGAAACATTAGTAAAGCTAATGGAGATAGATAGGCTAACTTTTTCAACATAATAAAATCCTCCTTGAACTTATCTTCTTTAAAATAACTTTACTATAATAATTTTATTCTTCCTTTATTTCTTTTTATAAATTAAAATACATATCCAATATGAACTTGGAACAGTGCCTCATTGTTTAAAACATTATTTGAAATTGAGAAATCCATTGGTCCTAAGAATGTATCCCAACCAATTCCTATTCCATACCCTTGTTTTTCCATATCCCAAATACCTTTTTCACTTCCAAATCCTGAATAGTAATTATATGTTCCTGCATTATAATTTAGACTTAAATAAAGGTTTTGTGCCACTGTGTATTGCAGTCCTAAACTTCCTATAAAGAAGTTATCTGTATAAACAGAAGATATTGGTAATCCTACAAATGAGTAGTTTCTACGTATAGGGTTACTTCTTAATCCTCCTAAATTAAATAACTCAGATAGTGGTGTATTTTCAGCATTATACATCTGCCCTCCACTTAATCCAGCATTTAATGACCAATTACTACTTAATTGGAAATATTTCGTTGCCATTGCTGAATACCCTTCAAAAGAGTTTCCTTCTTTTGCATTTGTTTCAGAGAATACTTGTAATAGTCCTTGACCACCTTTTGTTGCATACTCTGACTGATTCATCGTATCATAGTAGAAACTAAACGTATTTGTGAAATATGAACCATCTTTTTTAAAGTAAGAGAAGTTCTTAATTTTCTCTCCAGAAGAGTAGTTCGTTTCCATATTTTTATAACTTAACGTATACCCTGCAATTATATCATTAAATATTGTTGTTCCTATTGATAAGCTTGTTTCAAAAGTATTATTTTCATAAGTTGAAACATTATCTCCACCCTTATATAAGAATATAGGGTTTAGTCCATAACCTACTTCTGCTGAAACCAGTAATTTATGATCCCAAACATTATATTGAGTCATATCTGTTAATGATATCTTTGGATATTTTGAAAACTCAGCTTTTAATGTGTAGTTCTTCTGAGAAAGATTAAACTTATTAAATACAGGTATTTCAGCTACAGCTTCTAATCCAGCTCCATAATTTGAAACATAGAATAACCCCGCCTTTAATTTTGTTTCTAATTTCTCTCTTACAGTAAAGTTAACTGTATCTCCATCTACAGTATAGAAAACTCTATCTACAAAGTTTTTAGCAAATATCTTCTCTGTCCATAGATTTAGCTCACTTACAGTTAAATCACCTTTTTCTGGTCTTAACTTTTCCACTTCTTTTGTAGTTAACAGATCATTTCCACTTAATTTAACATTTTTTATATCAAATTTTCTATTTCTCATCTGCTCTTTCTTTAAATTTATCTCATTATATCTCTCTTTATCTGTTAATTTAGATAGTGCGTAGTCAACTTTTTCAGATGCAATCTGTCCCTCTTCAACTAACTTTGGTAAATTATCAAAATCTAAAGTACTATGTTTTTTTACATCTGGTGTTATTAATATATCTGGATAGTTAGTCTGAATCTCAGTATTTCTGTCCCCAGTGTATGTTGATAACTTATCTAATATTTGAATTATATTTGAATTATCTGTAATTACAATAGGTTCTGCTGCTATATCTACTCCAATAACTATGTCTGCTCCCATATTTATAGCTTGTAAAACTGGGAAGTTATCTGCTACTCCTCCATCTACATAATAGTTATCTCCCTCTCTTATTGGATCTAAGAAAGTTGGAATAGCCATACTTTTTAAAGTAGCTAAAGCCAAATCACCACTGTTTATTTCTACAGATTCTCCTGTTTGGAGATTCGTAGTCATAGCTCTAAAAGGTATTGGAAAATCTTTAAAATCAGTTACATTCTCTGCTCTTGCAAAAATTTTCTTTAACTCTAAATAGATATATTCTCCATTTAAAACTCCCATTGGTAAAGATAAATTATAATCTTTTGTCAAAGCTATATTCAGTGGATATTTATTAGATTGTGTCTTTTGTACAATTCCCTCTAAATCTCTACTTGAACTATTTTTAAATAGATCATAAAACTGTATATCTGTTACTACTTTTTCAATCTCATCTGGAGTATATCCCACAGAGTACATAGCTGCTATTATACTTCCAGCACTTGTTCCAACTATATAATCTATTGGTATTTGATATTTTTCTAATGTTTTTAAAACTCCTATATGAGCAGCACCTTTAGCACCTCCACCACTCAATACTAGTCCAACTTTAGGTCTAGATACATTTTGATTTTTGATAAAAGTCTGCTTTAATGTTTCTAAATTTTTTCTCTTTAACTCTAACTCTTGTATCTGCTTATCAATCTCTTTTATTTTTTCAGCAGCAGAGTTAACTCTATTTGGAGACTCCTCAGCTCCTAAAACAGACAAACAAAGCACAAAAAATAAGATTATTTTTTTTAGCTTTCCCATTTAATCCTCCCGTTTTTATTTAATCCTTTGATGATAATATTCCTGAACCAATTACAAGCCCTAATATTACATTTGTAAGAACAATTCCAGTTATTATCTCTACAACAACTAAAAACTGTGCCAACATAGTTAGTGGATATACATCTCCATATCCTACTGTTGTTATTGTTATAAAACTAAAATATATATGTTTAAAATAAAACTCAATTTGTGGTAAATCTTGAGTTATACCATTAAAAACTGGTGTTGAACTAAATAAACTAAGTACAGTATATAGTAGTCCAAAACTTATGGCAATGGTTATATAAGTTGTTATTACAACAATTACATCTTTTGGAACAACTTTTCTTCTACGCCTAAAAAAATCTGCAAAAACATATTTTAATATTATTACATGACAAGCTATTAGGAGAAGTATATTTATAAATGATAAAAAATAAAAAAAGTACTTTAAACTACTTTCATTCTCGTTAATATTTAAAGAAAAATTTATAATAGGCACTAATATTAAGTAATAAAATACTAATGCTGTTGCCTTTAATGGTCCATCTTTAAATATAAAATTCTTCTGCTTTAAAAATACCATGGGTAATATACTAAAAAATATTTTCACTGCACTTAATCCAATTTCTAAAAAATCTATTCTTATTTTATCTTTATCTATTAATACATGGGCTACTATAGATATTAAAATTGCTACACCCATTGATAAAATTGTATTTTTAAGAAAGCTATATATCTGTTCTTTTTTATATAGTCTCATCTAACCTCCAAAATTTTTTTCGTTTATAGAAATATACTTTCTAAATACTATTTTCCCTTTTTAAATTTCTTCAAAAGAATTTTATATCACCTCTTACTTTTAAAGTCAATCTTTTATCTAATTTATAATTTTGAAATATAATACGTAATTTTATGTAATATTTTTCTATATAAATCAAAAAAAGTGCCTAGCTTTAACTAGACACTATCTATTTTTTATTCTTTTCTCACAATCCACTCCACCAAGGAATTTACATAACTCTACAGTTTTTGGATTTTCAAATACTATTCCAGGAGGTCCCATCTCAACAATTTTTCCTCCGCTTACAAAGATTACACAATCAGCTACCCCTTTAGCAAACTCCATTTCATGAGTTACTAAAACCATATCTTTTTTGTCTTTACGTAGCTCTTTTATGGCCTCTAGAATCTCTTTTGTTAAGGCAGGATCTAGAGCTGATGTTGGTTCATCTAAAAGTAAAAACTTTGGCTTTAGCGCCATTGCTCTCACTATTGCCACTCTTTGTTGTTGACCTCCTGACAATTGATGTGGATACTTTCCCTCATGCTCAAAAAGTCCAAATCTCTTAAGAAGTATTTCAGCTCTTTCCTTTGCATCTTTAGCAGGAATTTTATGAACTTTTTCTAAAGGTAAAGTTATATTCTCTAAAGCTGTCAAATGTGGAAAAAGATTAAAAGCTTGGAATACCACTCCAATACTTTTTCTATATTCGTGAAGCCCCTCTTCCTCTTTGGGAATTCTCTCTCCATTCACTTCAATCTCACCACTATCTGAAACTTCTAGTCCAGCTAGAATTCTTAATAAAGTTGACTTTCCACCACCAGATGGTCCTATTATAACAATAGAGTGAATATCTTTTATATCTAAATTTAAACCATTTAATACAACTTGCTCTCCAAAACTTTTATATAAATTATCAATTTTAATTTCCATAGCTATACCTCCTCTCTAAATATTTAGAAAGGTGGGAAATAGGATATGTTAGTATTAAATATCCAACTGCTAATATACAATAGTTTTCTATTGGAGAAAATGTTAAAGAATCCACCTCTTGAACATTTTTAGTAAACTCATTTACTGCTATTATTGATAATAGCGATGAATCTTTAATTAAACTTGCAAACTGACCTGCAAGAGGTGGCATCACTCTTTTTATAACTTGTGGAAGAATTATATATCTATACGTTTGGACCTTTGTAAAAGCCAAAGATCTTGCAGTTTCAATTTGAGTTTTATTTATACTTTCAATTCCTGCACGAATAATCTCTGAAACATAGGCTCCTGAGAATACTCCCATTATTAGCACTCCCATTATATAACGATTTTCAATTCCAAAAGCAGTTCCTATTACATAATAAAATAGATAAATTTGCACAATTAATGGTGTTCCACGAATAACCTCAGTAAATCCCTTAGCAAAATAATATGTTGGTAAAAAACTTCCTCTTTGTCCTAAAACTAAAAGTCCTCCTATTATAAAGCTTGCTATTAAAGAGAACATCGATATTACTAAGGTCATAGTAAATCCAATCATAAATTTATATTTATACTTTTCAATTATTCCTTCCCAATTATATGGGTAGTCTAATCTGCTAAAAGCAAAATGAAAAACTCCTAAAACTATTACAGTTACTAAAACTATATTTATCCACTTTACCGTTGTAGTCTCACTTTCAGTTTTTGGTCTAAAAAATAGAGTTTTTAGTATACTCATATCATCTCCTAATCAAAGAAGAAAGGTACATTTTTCTCTGTAAAGAAAGCTCTCTCCTCACCTAAATATTTGTCAGCTAACTTATTAAATCCACCATTAGCCTTATATTCAATTATAAACTCATCAATTTGAGCTCCTAAATCCTCTTCACCTTTTCTATATGCTACTGCCCAAGGTTGTGATTCTGTTTCAAACTGAGCTAATAGCGGTGTTGTAGTTTCTGAATTTCTTGTCCAGTTTCTATAAATTGTTAGTGGATCATATATAAAAGCATCCACTTTACCTTGAGAAACCTCCAATATTGAAGCACTCTCTTTATCAAAAACTAATATTTCAGCATTTGGAAAATATTTTTGAGCTACAGTATGTCCACTTGTACCTTTTTTTACTGCAACCTTTTTTCCCTTTTGATTTAAATCATTGGCATTTGTAATACCAGATTTATTGTTAACTAACATTGCTAAATAACTTTTTGCATATGGTGTTGAAAAACTAACCGATTGTTTTCTTTCATCTGTCACAGACATAGATGATATTATTATATCTATCTTTTTTGTTTTTAATGCTGGAATTAATCCACCGTAAGCCATATCCTCTATAATAATATCTCTTCCTAAATACTCTCCAAGTGCGTAAGCCATATCTACACTTATACCTGTTGGTTTTCCATTTTCATCAGACATTTCAAAAGGAGGGTACGCTAACTCCATTCCAACAATCAAAGGTTTTTCATTTGCAAAAACTAAACTTCCTAAAATCAATGTTAAAAAAAGTATTATTTTTTTCATAAATATCCTCCGTCTTTAAAAAAATATTTTTATAGCTCTATTCTATTTCCGAATAAATCCAAGTTTTCCTCTAAAATTTTTAATTTAGTTCTACTCACAGATAACCAGTTATCTCCAACAAATGTTACTCTTTCATTTTTATAGTCAATCTCTTTTAATAAATTTTTATTTATAAGTGTTCCTCTATCTAGTTTTATAAAACACTCTAGTATTCTTAACTTATCTTCAACCTCTGAAAATCCTCTTTTTACACAATATATTTTTCCATTTTTAGTAGTAATCTCGGTTTTTCTTGTAATTCTACAATAATCTAAATATATAATATCATCTATTTTTACAATTGCTCTATAAAAAGTATCATTTATTACAATCTCTTTTATATTTTTCAAAATTTTTTTGTTGCTGAATAACTCTCTTAATGATCTTTCAATTTCAAAATAATCATCTCTATATATGCAGTCATATATCTCTTTTCTTTTAAAATAACCTTTGATTCTTCTAAAATCATCATCTCTAGAACATAATAACATAACAGGAATATTTTTTCTACTAAAAAAGTGTATTTTATTATCATTAATTTCATATTTTAAATCTATTATAACCACATCTATACTTTCTAAATCATAAGATATCACACTATCAATCGAATAAAACTCCGCCTCTAAAAGTTCTCTTAATATCTCTTGTAAATTTAAATCTATATTGACACCTATTTTTTTCAATTAAGTTCCTCCTGCAGCTTTTCAATCCTGTATCTACTTGCAACTAACGATATTTTTTCAGATATCTCTTCTAAATATCTTTTTTCTTCATAAACCAATTTAATATTTTTATTTTCTATTAAAATCAATGCTAAAAATGGATTTTTACTATATTTTAATCTCACTGCATAATCATACTTTTTATTTAAAATGTCACCTTTTTCCAACAAAATTTCTGATTCATCATAATTTCTATCTACTAAAAACTTTTTATAGTCCTCTCTTTTAATAAGTATTTTCGTTTCTACA is part of the Cetobacterium somerae ATCC BAA-474 genome and harbors:
- a CDS encoding amino acid ABC transporter ATP-binding protein, coding for MEIKIDNLYKSFGEQVVLNGLNLDIKDIHSIVIIGPSGGGKSTLLRILAGLEVSDSGEIEVNGERIPKEEEGLHEYRKSIGVVFQAFNLFPHLTALENITLPLEKVHKIPAKDAKERAEILLKRFGLFEHEGKYPHQLSGGQQQRVAIVRAMALKPKFLLLDEPTSALDPALTKEILEAIKELRKDKKDMVLVTHEMEFAKGVADCVIFVSGGKIVEMGPPGIVFENPKTVELCKFLGGVDCEKRIKNR
- a CDS encoding GntR family transcriptional regulator, giving the protein MSVKNTTENIFEELKEKIMNLEYKPGQIITEQEIGKTYGVSRTPSRDILGKLNSMGLVESEPFKSSYVSLLDMDVIKQSIYMRVVLEKQIIKDAIEMTNDKFIAEMEYNLKLQELLLKREFETKEFYELDCQLHKLWYELTKNMFIWEQLEKAQIHYKRFKMLDILEVKNFKAIYEDHKELVDAIKEKDIVKVEKLITEHLYSGIKRLQSLIQGEFESYFNKK
- a CDS encoding TRAP transporter substrate-binding protein, which produces MKKIVNLGLGVVFAGVLMGCSGDKNQETTKSNTLKVAFNQSEAHPQYKALKEFGDKLEKETNGQYKLEISPNALLGDQRAATELVQNGVIQMAVVGNPVVENFNKDFAVIGLPYIYDSIDHQKNVFLSGKLDDLFKSVSKNGFEVVGAYTAGARSIYTNKPIEKPEDLKGYKVRVMQSDTMKKMVDLMGGVGTPMAQGEVYTAIQQGVLEGGENNEVTYADLKHYEVAKYFSYTNHLMVPDLIIVNEKVYNGMTKENKEIFDKLVKESVDLEFKAWAENVDVAKKLAVENGAQFINLSIKPFQENVKPLQESVRNSSEVTKKIYDDIRSLAQ
- a CDS encoding patatin-like phospholipase family protein: MGKLKKIILFFVLCLSVLGAEESPNRVNSAAEKIKEIDKQIQELELKRKNLETLKQTFIKNQNVSRPKVGLVLSGGGAKGAAHIGVLKTLEKYQIPIDYIVGTSAGSIIAAMYSVGYTPDEIEKVVTDIQFYDLFKNSSSRDLEGIVQKTQSNKYPLNIALTKDYNLSLPMGVLNGEYIYLELKKIFARAENVTDFKDFPIPFRAMTTNLQTGESVEINSGDLALATLKSMAIPTFLDPIREGDNYYVDGGVADNFPVLQAINMGADIVIGVDIAAEPIVITDNSNIIQILDKLSTYTGDRNTEIQTNYPDILITPDVKKHSTLDFDNLPKLVEEGQIASEKVDYALSKLTDKERYNEINLKKEQMRNRKFDIKNVKLSGNDLLTTKEVEKLRPEKGDLTVSELNLWTEKIFAKNFVDRVFYTVDGDTVNFTVREKLETKLKAGLFYVSNYGAGLEAVAEIPVFNKFNLSQKNYTLKAEFSKYPKISLTDMTQYNVWDHKLLVSAEVGYGLNPIFLYKGGDNVSTYENNTFETSLSIGTTIFNDIIAGYTLSYKNMETNYSSGEKIKNFSYFKKDGSYFTNTFSFYYDTMNQSEYATKGGQGLLQVFSETNAKEGNSFEGYSAMATKYFQLSSNWSLNAGLSGGQMYNAENTPLSELFNLGGLRSNPIRRNYSFVGLPISSVYTDNFFIGSLGLQYTVAQNLYLSLNYNAGTYNYYSGFGSEKGIWDMEKQGYGIGIGWDTFLGPMDFSISNNVLNNEALFQVHIGYVF
- a CDS encoding TRAP transporter large permease, with protein sequence MNLALQTGLIMFMSLPILLVIGVPISVSIGFASTLSMLMILPFEGSMVTSAQRLFIGTNSFSLVAIPFFILAGNIMNNGGIAIRLINCAKLIGGRLPGSLAQSNVVANMLFGAISGSGVAAAAAVGGTIGPIEKKEGYSPEFSAAVNIASAPTGMLIPPSNTLIVYSTVAGSVSISALFIAGYIPGILWGIGVMILSAIMAKKNGYISKEKTTLNEKIKVVLDAIPSLLLVIIVIGGILKGIFTATEGSAIAVVYSLGLSLIYKEMSIKELPKILFSSAQMTSIVIFMIGVSSIMSWVMAFTNIPQIIAKSILGITDSYAIILIIMNVLMLIIGTFMDPTPAVLIFTPIFLPIAQSFGMSPIHFGIMIVFNLCIGTITPPVGPILFTGCKVGNVTIEQVFKTLLPYYVVTMLILLLVIFIPQLSMWLPDLFGLIK
- a CDS encoding amino acid ABC transporter permease, coding for MSILKTLFFRPKTESETTTVKWINIVLVTVIVLGVFHFAFSRLDYPYNWEGIIEKYKYKFMIGFTMTLVISMFSLIASFIIGGLLVLGQRGSFLPTYYFAKGFTEVIRGTPLIVQIYLFYYVIGTAFGIENRYIMGVLIMGVFSGAYVSEIIRAGIESINKTQIETARSLAFTKVQTYRYIILPQVIKRVMPPLAGQFASLIKDSSLLSIIAVNEFTKNVQEVDSLTFSPIENYCILAVGYLILTYPISHLSKYLERRYSYGN
- a CDS encoding transporter substrate-binding domain-containing protein; this encodes MKKIILFLTLILGSLVFANEKPLIVGMELAYPPFEMSDENGKPTGISVDMAYALGEYLGRDIIIEDMAYGGLIPALKTKKIDIIISSMSVTDERKQSVSFSTPYAKSYLAMLVNNKSGITNANDLNQKGKKVAVKKGTSGHTVAQKYFPNAEILVFDKESASILEVSQGKVDAFIYDPLTIYRNWTRNSETTTPLLAQFETESQPWAVAYRKGEEDLGAQIDEFIIEYKANGGFNKLADKYLGEERAFFTEKNVPFFFD
- a CDS encoding TRAP transporter small permease, coding for METLKNGLNKIIEIFCIVLMAFMTILVTWQVITRYVFNNPSAVTEQLCQYLFIWLVLFGSAYIFGKREHMQITFIKEKLPNKLGKICDLLQETIIFIFTLGVLVIGGYLSVVKQMVQFDAALQIPIGVVYAAIPLSGVFILFYSIYNIKKIVLEK
- a CDS encoding potassium channel family protein, which gives rise to MRLYKKEQIYSFLKNTILSMGVAILISIVAHVLIDKDKIRIDFLEIGLSAVKIFFSILPMVFLKQKNFIFKDGPLKATALVFYYLILVPIINFSLNINENESSLKYFFYFLSFINILLLIACHVIILKYVFADFFRRRRKVVPKDVIVVITTYITIAISFGLLYTVLSLFSSTPVFNGITQDLPQIEFYFKHIYFSFITITTVGYGDVYPLTMLAQFLVVVEIITGIVLTNVILGLVIGSGILSSKD
- a CDS encoding LytTR family transcriptional regulator DNA-binding domain-containing protein; protein product: MKKIGVNIDLNLQEILRELLEAEFYSIDSVISYDLESIDVVIIDLKYEINDNKIHFFSRKNIPVMLLCSRDDDFRRIKGYFKRKEIYDCIYRDDYFEIERSLRELFSNKKILKNIKEIVINDTFYRAIVKIDDIIYLDYCRITRKTEITTKNGKIYCVKRGFSEVEDKLRILECFIKLDRGTLINKNLLKEIDYKNERVTFVGDNWLSVSRTKLKILEENLDLFGNRIEL